Proteins encoded in a region of the Haloarcula sp. CBA1129 genome:
- the cysS gene encoding cysteine--tRNA ligase encodes MTLRVTNTLTGEKEPFEPRDPDSVLLYYCGLTTSDPPHLGHARGWVHVDVMARWLDHLGYDVHHVENFTDVNEKIVARVGEDGDSEESVARHYVQQVIEDMRSLNLGRAEVYPRVSEHVPEIIDLVERLVEQGHAYEQNGSVYFDVTSFEEYGKLSNQSVDDIESQGVDTEGEKRHPADFALWKAGGVDPEDIAEHQHPEAAPAEEACQTAQTWESPWGEGRPGWHIECSAMSMTHLDESIDIHVGGQDLVFPHHENEVAQSEAATGQQFAKYWLHVRLLETEEEKMSSSLGNYFTVSDAVAEFGPDVLRTFLLSTAYTSRATYSDETIAEAEERWDRLSRGYERAVEACDDVDAYAKVTDETLRDAVEDARSAFEAAMNDDFNTREAMTALLDLTAAVNSHLDAHEQRDYHGLHRAIEVFEELGGGILGLAFGDDDSGDVSLAGDVVDLVLDIREQERDAGNYERADELRDELDALGVEVQDTDDGPTYRL; translated from the coding sequence ATGACGCTTCGCGTGACGAACACGTTGACCGGTGAGAAAGAGCCCTTCGAGCCGCGCGACCCAGACTCCGTGTTGCTGTACTACTGTGGGCTGACGACTTCCGACCCGCCCCACCTCGGCCACGCGCGCGGCTGGGTTCACGTCGACGTGATGGCCCGCTGGCTCGACCATCTGGGCTACGACGTCCACCACGTCGAGAACTTCACCGACGTCAACGAGAAGATCGTCGCCCGCGTCGGCGAGGACGGCGACAGCGAGGAGAGCGTGGCCCGCCACTACGTCCAGCAGGTCATCGAGGACATGCGGTCGCTCAACCTCGGCCGTGCAGAGGTGTACCCCCGCGTCTCCGAGCACGTCCCGGAAATCATTGACCTTGTCGAACGGCTTGTCGAGCAGGGTCACGCTTACGAGCAAAACGGCTCCGTCTACTTCGACGTGACCAGTTTCGAGGAGTACGGCAAGCTCTCGAACCAGTCCGTCGACGACATCGAATCACAGGGTGTGGACACCGAAGGCGAGAAGCGCCACCCGGCGGACTTCGCGCTCTGGAAGGCCGGCGGCGTCGACCCCGAGGACATCGCCGAGCACCAGCATCCCGAGGCCGCGCCGGCCGAAGAAGCCTGCCAGACCGCCCAGACATGGGAATCGCCGTGGGGTGAGGGTCGACCCGGCTGGCACATCGAGTGCTCGGCGATGTCGATGACCCACCTCGACGAGTCCATCGACATCCACGTCGGCGGGCAGGACCTCGTCTTCCCCCACCACGAGAACGAGGTGGCCCAGAGCGAGGCCGCGACCGGCCAGCAGTTCGCGAAGTACTGGCTCCACGTCCGGCTGCTGGAAACCGAGGAGGAGAAGATGTCCTCCTCACTCGGGAACTACTTCACCGTCAGCGACGCCGTCGCGGAGTTCGGCCCCGACGTGCTCCGAACCTTTCTGCTGTCGACGGCCTACACCTCGCGGGCGACCTACAGCGACGAGACCATCGCCGAGGCCGAGGAGCGCTGGGACCGACTCTCGCGGGGCTACGAGCGAGCAGTCGAAGCCTGCGACGATGTGGATGCCTACGCGAAGGTAACCGACGAGACACTTCGCGACGCCGTCGAGGACGCCCGCTCGGCGTTCGAAGCGGCAATGAACGACGACTTCAACACGCGGGAAGCGATGACTGCACTGCTTGATCTGACGGCAGCAGTGAACTCCCACCTAGATGCCCACGAGCAACGGGACTACCACGGACTCCACCGTGCCATCGAAGTGTTCGAGGAGTTGGGTGGTGGCATCCTCGGGCTGGCGTTCGGCGATGATGATAGCGGTGACGTGTCGCTTGCCGGCGACGTTGTCGATCTGGTTCTGGACATCCGTGAGCAGGAACGGGACGCCGGCAACTACGAGCGCGCTGACGAACTCCGGGACGAACTCGACGCGCTCGGTGTCGAGGTTCAGGACACCGACGACGGGCCGACATACCGGCTCTGA
- a CDS encoding DUF6517 family protein translates to MRKGILTLLVGLLVVSSGCVGLLTGETVEFDSSPASVSDSALEETGYEQSMADEQTIERTVTVAGQERTIRVTNHVRQYQRGIDLGPVGEVNAGSFIVFSTPSASVAGQTLNPAASWSNERLVEEVASRNDQINDVQFQRNRSVESLGDTREVSVFSGTTTIEGQEVDVLIHLTSFEHEGDVVVAVAVYPERINDRESPRVDTLLGGLSHSGN, encoded by the coding sequence ATGCGAAAGGGGATACTCACGCTTCTTGTCGGACTACTCGTCGTCTCGTCTGGCTGCGTCGGCTTACTGACCGGGGAGACAGTCGAATTCGACTCCTCGCCCGCGTCAGTCAGCGACAGTGCACTCGAAGAAACCGGCTACGAACAGTCGATGGCAGACGAACAGACAATCGAGCGGACAGTGACCGTCGCCGGTCAGGAGCGAACGATTCGCGTCACGAACCACGTCCGGCAGTACCAGCGTGGCATCGATTTGGGGCCGGTCGGTGAAGTCAACGCCGGCAGTTTCATCGTCTTCTCGACACCCAGCGCCAGCGTTGCGGGCCAGACGCTGAACCCCGCCGCGAGCTGGTCCAACGAACGCCTTGTCGAGGAAGTCGCCAGCCGGAACGACCAGATCAACGACGTTCAGTTCCAACGGAACCGCTCGGTGGAGTCGCTTGGCGACACCCGTGAAGTATCCGTGTTCTCCGGGACGACAACCATCGAAGGTCAGGAAGTCGATGTCCTGATCCACCTCACGAGCTTCGAACACGAGGGCGACGTGGTCGTCGCCGTCGCCGTCTACCCTGAACGGATCAATGACCGGGAGAGTCCGCGAGTCGATACGCTGCTCGGCGGCCTCTCACACTCAGGGAACTGA
- the corA gene encoding magnesium/cobalt transporter CorA has protein sequence MISAVVYADGQALEYEDLAAARTAVGTTWVHVTDATPAEVEAVSSAFDLHSLTIEDIKNDVRANVQEFNAYTFVLVKSASLTPGDTTFDKEVKTTPLGLFIGPDWLVTLSTGAVPAVQRVMDAVGRGDERLLHRGPDFTAYRVIDVIVDAYFDLLDEIETDIEQIEEEVTTSTDIETLERINDVRRDLLSFRKQVWPAREAIGVLARGDPKQIQPQTEKYFRDVYDHLVQIVDLTETYRDLVAGARDIYLNTVSQSTNEVMKMLTVVATIFIPLTFVVGIYGMNFADSPYNMPELGWAFGYPAVMIGMVIVVAVLLAHFRQRGYL, from the coding sequence GTGATTTCCGCAGTGGTGTACGCCGACGGACAGGCGTTAGAGTACGAGGATTTGGCGGCTGCCCGAACCGCTGTCGGGACGACGTGGGTTCACGTCACCGATGCGACACCCGCTGAGGTCGAGGCCGTCAGCTCCGCCTTTGACCTCCACTCGCTGACTATCGAGGACATCAAGAACGATGTCCGGGCCAACGTCCAAGAGTTCAACGCCTACACGTTCGTACTCGTTAAATCCGCGTCGCTTACGCCCGGCGATACGACGTTCGACAAGGAGGTGAAAACGACGCCGCTCGGCCTGTTTATCGGCCCGGACTGGCTCGTCACGCTGTCGACGGGAGCCGTTCCGGCCGTCCAGCGGGTGATGGACGCCGTCGGCCGCGGGGACGAGCGACTCCTCCACCGCGGCCCGGATTTCACGGCCTACCGGGTCATCGACGTCATCGTCGACGCGTATTTCGACCTACTGGACGAGATCGAGACCGATATCGAGCAGATCGAGGAGGAAGTGACCACCTCCACTGACATCGAAACGCTCGAACGGATCAACGATGTCCGTCGTGACCTCCTCTCGTTCCGCAAGCAGGTCTGGCCCGCCCGCGAAGCCATCGGAGTGCTCGCCCGTGGCGATCCCAAGCAAATCCAGCCACAGACGGAGAAGTACTTCCGGGACGTGTACGACCACCTTGTCCAGATTGTCGACCTGACCGAGACGTACCGCGACCTTGTGGCGGGGGCGCGAGATATCTACCTGAACACGGTGTCTCAGTCGACCAACGAGGTGATGAAGATGCTCACCGTCGTCGCGACCATCTTCATCCCGCTAACGTTCGTGGTCGGCATCTACGGGATGAACTTCGCCGACAGTCCGTACAATATGCCGGAACTGGGATGGGCATTCGGCTACCCCGCGGTGATGATTGGGATGGTGATTGTCGTCGCTGTCTTGCTCGCTCATTTCCGTCAGCGGGGGTACCTATAG